A window of Candidatus Krumholzibacteriia bacterium genomic DNA:
CCAGCTTGCGTTCACCGGTGGCGATCTCGACGGCGTAGACGTCGCTGAAGCGCGGATCGCGATCGTTCAGGCCCACGATGATGATGTCGGGCGTGTTCTTCGGCACCGAGTAGATCGACGCACGGGCACCCTCGACCGGGGTCAGGTTGCGCGCCGGCGGCACGCCGGTGTCGGGATCGCGGTCATCGCCCGGATCCACCGCCCACACGTGGAAATTCTCGTCGCCGTCCTTGTCCTGCACGTAGAGGACGTGCTCGCTGTCGCGGCTCCAGAAGTAGCCGGGCACGGGACGGTCGTCGGCCGTCAACGGCCGGGCGGTGTCGAAGGGTTCCTCGGCGCGCTTGATCCAGATGTTGCGCGCGCCCTCGTAGGGCTTGAGGAAGGTCATCCACGCGCCGTCGGGCGAGAGTTGCGAGCCGGAGATCTCGGGATCTCCGAAGAAGAGTTCGCGATCGAGCAAGGGTGGCAAACCGTCGTCTCCGTGGTCGTCGGCGAGGGCGAATGATCCGGGCGCGAGCAGGATCGAGGCCGCCAGCGGCAGGATCCAGAGCCCGGGTGCGGGGATTCGTCGCATGGAGTGTTCTCCTCGAGGGGCGCGGGTGGATGCAGGACAGAACCCGATTCCTACGCGCGCGTCATGGAAAAAGATTCCATGGTGCCTCGGAGATTGTGCACGACGAGCTCAGCCCCTCCAGTGTTCGACACCCGGGACAGGAAGTGTCACGGACGGATGACGAATCGAGCGAATGACGGGGTCACGACACCCGGGCGGAGGCCTCGCTCGCGCAATGCACAATCTTGGAGGCACAACCATCGGTCAACCTCGGGACGTTGTGGGCCGGTGGGGTCCATGCTCCACTCCGTCCCCTACGGCGCGCCCCCCACGAGTCGTGGGCGGAGCGGCTTCGGAGGCGCCGATTCGGGGAGGATCTGCTACGATTTCACCATGGAAGATGCCGCCCGCGCCCGTGTGACCCAGCTCCTGCGCCGTCTCGAGGACGAGACCGAGGCCCGTACCCGGTTGAGCGAAGAGATCTTCGCACTCGTCTACGACGAGCTGCACCGGACCGCGCGCAGCCTCATGGCGCGGGAGCGCGTCGACCACACCCTCCAACCGACGGCTCTCGTGCACGAGGCGTACATCCGCCTGGTCGACACGGGGGGATCGGGCGCGGCCGACCGGGCGCACTTCCTGGGAATCGCGGCGCGCTGCATGCGTCAGATCCTCGTCGACCATGCCCGCTCGCACCGTGCCGAGAAGCGGGGCGGCGATCAGCAGCGGGTGACCCTGGTCGAGGAGCTGATCACCGACGAGGGCCGCGAGTTGGAGTTGCTGCTGCTCGACGATGCTCTCCGTCGCCTCACGGAACTCGATGAGCGCGGCGCGAAGGTGGCCGAGATGCGCCTGTTCGGAGGAATGACCATCGACGAGATCGCCGAGGCACTGGGAGTCTCGAAGCGCACCGTCGACGGCGACTGGGCGGCTGCACGGCGCTGGCTCGCCCGTGAACTCGGCGACGACGAGAAGGGGAGCTAGTCCTCGGCCAGGATCCGATACAAC
This region includes:
- a CDS encoding ECF-type sigma factor, producing MLHSVPYGAPPTSRGRSGFGGADSGRICYDFTMEDAARARVTQLLRRLEDETEARTRLSEEIFALVYDELHRTARSLMARERVDHTLQPTALVHEAYIRLVDTGGSGAADRAHFLGIAARCMRQILVDHARSHRAEKRGGDQQRVTLVEELITDEGRELELLLLDDALRRLTELDERGAKVAEMRLFGGMTIDEIAEALGVSKRTVDGDWAAARRWLARELGDDEKGS